Proteins from one Ipomoea triloba cultivar NCNSP0323 chromosome 1, ASM357664v1 genomic window:
- the LOC116022496 gene encoding U-box domain-containing protein 4-like, with amino-acid sequence MKLSNFRGMETEVQSNYTYMGRSFSDLSINDDSSAFSDCNSDRSGEFPTASSQSRRLLLACATDNSDELIPQLVSDLDSSSIDAIKQAAMELRLLAKNKPENRIKIARAGAIKPLISLISSTDPQLLEYGVTAILNLSLCDENKQLIAASGAIKPLVRALKVGTPVAKENAACALLRLSQIEESKVAIGRSGAIPPLVSLLENGNLRGKKDASTALYSICSVKENKVRAVQAGIMKPLVELMADFSSNMVDKSAFVVSVLASAAEARAALVEEGGIPVLVEIVEVGSQRQKEIAVAILLQLCEDSVPYRTLVAREGAIPPLVALSQSGTSRAKQKAESLIQLLRQPRTASAAARGASDHLV; translated from the exons ATGAAGTTGAGCAACTTCCGCGGAATGGAAACGGAGGTTCAATCGAATTACACTTATATGGGACGAAGCTTCAGCGATCTCAGCATCAACGATGATTCTTCGGCTTTCAGCGACTGCAACAGTGATAGATCCGGCGAGTTCCCGACGGCTTCTTCGCAGAGTCGTCGGCTATTGCTGGCCTGCGCCACCGATAACTCCGACGAATTGATTCCTCAACTTGTCTCCGATCTGGATTCGAGCTCAATCGATGCGATAAAGCAGGCAGCAATGGAACTCCGACTCCTTGCGAAGAACAAACCGGAGAACAGAATCAAAATCGCTAGAGCCGGAGCAATTAAACCGCTTATTTCACTAATTTCGTCCACCGATCCTCAGCTTCTAGAATATGGCGTTACCGCAATTCTCAACCTCTCGCTCTGCGACGAAAACAAGCAGCTCATCGCGGCTTCTGGAGCAATCAAGCCGCTCGTTAGGGCTCTTAAAGTAGGCACCCCCGTCGCCAAAGAGAACGCCGCTTGCGCTCTTCTCCGCCTCTCGCAAATTGAAGAGAGCAAAGTAGCAATTGGACGGTCCGGCGCGATTCCACCGCTAGTAAGCCTTCTAGAAAACGGAAATTTACGCGGCAAAAAGGACGCATCAACGGCTCTATACTCTATTTGTTCGGTCAAAGAAAACAAAGTCAGGGCTGTGCAAGCCGGAATAATGAAGCCTCTAGTGGAATTAATGGCTGATTTTAGTTCAAACATGGTGGATAAGTCAGCGTTCGTTGTGAGCGTCCTGGCGTCGGCGGCGGAGGCTAGGGCGGCGCTTGTTGAGGAAGGCGGAATTCCGGTTCTGGTTGAGATCGTGGAGGTGGGGTCGCAGCGACAGAAGGAGATTGCGGTGGCGATACTGTTGCAACTATGTGAGGACAGCGTGCCATATCGTACCTTGGTGGCCCGCGAAGGTGCGATTCCTCCTTTGGTCGCTTTGTCGCAATCCGGCACAAGTCGCGCCAAACAAAAG GCGGAATCACTGATTCAACTTCTACGGCAGCCGAGAACAGCCAGCGCCGCTGCTCGCGGAGCCTCTGATCATTTAGTCTGA